The stretch of DNA GAGCTGGTCGGCGATGTCGTCGAGTTCGACGGTTTCACCCTCCTCTTCGGTCGCGCTCGAAAACGCCTGGTGGCGATCGATGTTGGTGTCGAGACACTGGATCGTGTCGATCCACTTCTCGACGTCCTCGCGGTCGATCTCGGGATCGCTCATGTACTCGTCGATCGTGTCGGCGTGGCGCGCGAGCATCGTCGCGGCGTTCGGGGTCTCACCCCCCGTGAACAGCCCGAACCACTGGTTGTGTGCGAAGAAGTCGGCGTGGGCCTCGACGTGGGTGATGACCGCCTTCTGGTCGGCCAACGAGTTCGATTCCTGGAGGAAGGCGTGAGCGGGATCGTCGTTGTTGACGATTTCGAAGGCCTTCCCGCCGAGGAACTGGGTCTGTTTCTGCTGGCGGTCGTACTTCATCCCCCACCGCCAGTGGGGGTACCGCGTCTGGAACCCATCGTAGGCGATCAGCTGGTTCATCTCGTCGTGATCGACGATCCAGTAGTTCACCGGGTAGGGATCGAGCCCCAGTTTCCGGGCGAGGTTCGCGGCCTCCGTGACCGGTGCTTCGAGTTCGCGCGCGATGCGCTGGGCGGTGATGCGGTCACTCATCGTTGTCCTCCGTGTTGAGCACGCGGTAGATCGCGTCGACCACGTCGTCGGGCGAGGTGACGTACGCCACCACGACGTCGCCCGCGTCGGCGAAGCTCCGCTCTATCTCCTCGGCATGGGTCGCGTTGATCGCGTTGCCCGAGGGCTGGGTCTCGACGTACGCGTGGAGGTTCGCCGGAATCTCCTCCATCAGCGGGACGACGCGCTCTTCAGTGTCGTTGCTCGAATTTTCGGAGTCGCCCGCCGCGAACACGTACCGGTTCCAGTCGCTCCACGGGTACTCTTCCTCCAAGACCTCCTTCGCGAGTTCGTACGCCGAGGAGATTTTCGTCCCACCGCCGGAACGGATCCCGAAGAAGTCGTCGCGGTCGACCCGCCACGCGTCGGCGTCGTGGGCGATGTAGACGAACTCCGCGTGGTCGTACTTCCCGGTGAGATACCAATCGAGCGGCGTGAACGTGCGCTCGACCAGTTCGCGCTTGCCCTCGCGCATCGACCCCGAGACGTCCCGGATGTTCACGACGACGACGTTTTTCTCGTACTCCTCGATGATCTCGGGGTAGCGGTAGCGTTCGTCCTCTCGGCGGAACGGGACGTGATCGATCCCCTCTCGGCGAATCCGGGTCGCGGTGTCGGTCTGTTCGACGTTCGCCTCCATCGCCTCGATGCTTTCCCACCTCGTGCGCTCGGCCGCCGGGAGGCTCGCGTAGGCGTCGTCGATCCACGCTCGGGAGACCGGGAGGTGGTTCGCGCGCGCCCACTCGAAGACCGCCTGTGGCCCCATCCCGTCCACCCGGAGCGCCTCGCGAACGTACTCCTCGTCGAAGTCCATCGCGAGTTTGCGCTTCAGCCCCGTTTTGAACAGCCGCTCGAAGTCGAGCGTGGAGTCCGGACCTGTATTGGTGATGTCGGTGTAATCGCCCTCGACCTCCTCGGCGACCTGCTTGCCTTTGGGTTCGAGGTCGAGCCCGAGGCGCTCGTCGAGTTCTTGAGCGAACTCCTCGGGATCCATCTCGTAGTACTCGTGCTCGCCACCCTCCTCGCCCGGCTCGCCGTCCTCGTCGCCGTCGTCCGGCTGTGGCTCCCCGACCGGCTGGCCCGGCTCGGGCGTGTCGCCGTCGCCCTGGCCCACCCCGCCCTGATCGCGCTGGTCGTACTCGAACCCCGGGAGATCGACGATCTTGATCGGGATGCGGACCGAGTCCGGACGGCTCCCGCCGAGGTCGCCGTACTGAATGAACTCTGCGAGGTCCTCGCGGCGCTCCTCGCCGACTTCCCGGTAGCGTTCGAGGTCGTCCTGGAGTCCCATCTCAGCCCCTCCGCGACCACTGGTAGCTCATCTGGCTCATGACGTGCCGACTCGTCAGCTCCGCCGACGCCGCGGTGTAGCCGAACAGGTCGATCATGTTGTCGATCGTCTCCTCCTTGCAGCGGGCGGTCTCGGTCCCGCTTGGCGGGTCGTCCCACTGGCGGGGGTCGAAATCCTCGAACGTGCGGCGCACGTCGTCCCAGTCGTAGCTTCCGAGCACCGAGTCGATCACGGGGATCTCGGTGAGCGCGACGTCGCTCGCTCGGAACTCCTCGTCGCGGTTGTGCCACGCGTGGCGATTCAGCGCGGTGATGATGTTCTCCGTGCGGAACTCTCTGACCTGTCTCTTATACACATCTCNGATGTGTATAAGAGACAGGCGTAGACGTGCTCGACGTACTCCGCGACGGTGTCCTCGTCGACGCGCTTGTCTCGCATCATCGATTCGAGCACGTCGTCCTCCTGGCGGTCGAACACCTCGTTTTTCACCGTCACGACCCGGCTCTCGAACTCGCCGCGCTCGTCAGCCGAGAACACTGGTGCGTCCGCGAGCCCTTCGGCCATCGCGTCGAGCACGTCCTGGGGCAGAACGACGTTCTCCACGGCGAGATCGGGATGGTGGCGGTCGCGTTCGGCGTAGAACAGGTCCGCGAGTACGTCGCGGGTGTACGTGACCGGGATCCCGGACTCGCCGTCCGCGCCGTCCTCGAACTCGAACTCGTCGCCGTCGACGCGCTCGTCGCCGCGCTGGAGGTAGCCCTGATCGAAGAGTAGCGCCTTGTCGACGAGATCGAGTCCTGCGGGAAGGTCGTCGTCGAGCCGCGTCACGACGCTGTACAGCGCCGCCGCCGCGACCGTGTGCGGCGCGAGCTCCACCGTTTTGACCCGGTGTTCGTCGCGCACGTCGACGGTGAGCGGCTCGCGGATCTTCGTCGCCAGCTCGCTGTACGACTCGGCCTGCCAGATTTCGGTTTCGTTCGTGAGTTCGCGCCGGATCAGCTCGGCTTCGAGCGAGAGGTTGGTGAGATACCGGAACTCTCGACGGTCGAGCCGGCGCTTGAGCGCCTTCAGCGGGTCCTGATCGTTGCGTTCGGCGTGCTGGTTCAGCTGGGCTTCGAGGTCGGGGTTCGAGATGATCATCAGCTGGGTGTCGACGTCCATTCCGATCCCCTTGTCCAGCTTCACGCTCCTCTCGTCGGGCACGTTCAGTAGTTTTCGGAGGAGGTCTGCGTGCTGGGCCGCATCCTCCACGATCGTGAGGAGGCCGTTGCCCTGCGAAAGCACGCCGTCGTAGCTGAACGCCTGGGGATTCTTCCGTCCCCTTGATTCGAGTTCGCGGACCATCCCTGCCATCCACGACCCCACGAGGCGTTCCTTGGGACTTCCCGAATCCTCCGAGTGGAGTACACCGATCCCCCGACCGACATCGACGACGTAGTTCTTGACCCGGAGATGGCTCGGGTTCGTGATCGCCGAGAACCGATCCTCGACACCCTCGCGGCGGTACCGGTCTTCGAGATACTCGTACGCCTCCCGGCAGAAGGGATCGAGCCGGCTCTCGGCCACGATCGGGATCTCGTCGTCGCGGCGGTCGTTGATCGCGGCCACGATCTCCACGCGCACCTCGGGTGGGAACACCGAGAGCGGATGGGATTGGACCGGGCTCGCGTACCAGTCGTCCTCGTCGTCCTGATATTCGTCGCCGTAGGTCAGCCCCGGTCCGTCGCCCGCCCCCGCGACGTTCCACTCGACGGTGTACCGCCGGCCAGCGTCGGTCTTCGAGTATTCGCGCAGGCCGTTGATCAGACACCGCTTGAGCTCCGATTTCCCGGTCGCGGTCGGCCCCGCGAACCAGATGATCTTCTCCTCTTTTCCGCGGCGGGCCGCGATCGACCGGAGGTCGTCGACGAACCCGTTCAGGAGTTCGGTGTTGCCGAGGATCGCGTGCTCGCCGTCGTTGTGCGGGTCGTCGAAAAACCGGTAGCGCTCCTTCTCTTCGCCCTCCTCGATCACCGTTCGAGTACTCATCGACTCGATCGCGCTCACGAGGTACTTCGCGGCGTGGGCGGCGATCGCGGGTTCTTCGAGCGCTCTGTCCACGTACTCGGCGAGGCTCATCGGCTCCTCGTAGGTCGCCCGGAGCGCGCGGTCGGCGGCCGTGACGTAGTCCTTGCCCGCCGCTCCGTCCATCACGGTGGGTTCCTCGTCGGTCGGCACGGACTCGTCGTGAGTCCGGTCGTGGTCGGTCATCACTCCTCCATCTCGGCTTTGGCGACCTCCGCGCCGGCGAACTCGAGCACCTCCTTGGCTCCCCCGCGGGAGTAGCCCTGCTCGCGCAGCGCGTCGATCCACGCGCTCCGCTCGTCGTCGTCCATCTCGCCGGACGAAACCAGCGCCGAGAAGTTGATGTTGTGTTTCTTGTCCTCCCAAAGCTTCCGTTCGAGGGCGCGTCGGAGTCGGTCGTTGTCCTGGGGGCTGAACGTGTCGCCCTCGCGCGCTCGCCGCGAGACCCAGTTCGAGACCTCCTGGCGGAAGTCGTCCTTCCGGTCTTCGGGCACGTCGAGTTTTTCCTCCACGGAGCGAAGGAACGTCTCGTCGGGGCCCTGTTCGCGCCCGGTGAGCTCGTCCTCCACGGTGTCGTCGTCGATGTACGCCATCACGTGGTCCATGTACTTCTCGCCCTGGCGCTGGATCTCGTCCAAGTCATAGGCCAGTGCGTGCCGGACGTCCTCGATCGCGCGCTCTCTGTACTCCTCGCGAACGAGTTCGAGGTAGCGATAGTAGGTGTCGAAGAGGTCTTCCGCGATCGAACCGTGGTTCTCAAGGTTCGATTCGAGGTGGTTGAACGTGGTCAGCGGCGAGAGGAAGCTTCGCTCGCGGTGCATCGAGTCCATGATCGCCTCCGCGATCTCGTCGCCGATGAACCGGGGCGAGACGCCTTCCATCCCCTCGCCGATCTCGGCGGTCTCGGTCGCCTCCTCCCGCAGTTTCTTCACGTCGACGTCCTCGGCCTCGTCGATTTCTCCATTATATGCTTTCGCCTTCTGGAGGAGGTCCACGGTGCCCGAGTCGGGTTCCTCGATTCGGGTGAGCACGCCGAAGAGGCCCGCCATCTCCAAGGTATGGGGTTCGACGTTGACGTCGGGCACGTCGGCGTTCTTCAACATTTTCTGGTAGATGTTGGCCTCCTCGCCGTACTGGAGGACGTAGGGGAAATCGATTCTCTTGGTGCGGTCGTTGAACGCCTCCATCTTCTCGTCGCCCTTTTTCTCCTTGTACTCGGGCATGTTCGTCCGGCCGACGATCACCTGGTCGATGTCCATTCGGGGGTTGTTCTTCGGCTTGATCGTCATCTCCTGGGTCGCATGCAGGAAGTCATAGAGGAACTCCCGCTGAAGCTTGAGGAGTTCCTCGCCCGAGAAGATTCCCCGATTCGCGTTACAGAACGCCCCCGAATAGTCGAACGCGCGGGGATCGCTTTCCCCATAGACCGCGATCTTCGAGTAGTTGACGTCCCCCGTCAGCTCGGTCTCGTCCTGGTTTTTTTTGTCCTTCGGCTCGAACGTCTCGATCCCGCGGCGCTTGTTCTCGTCGATCACCAGTCGGACGACCTCGACGTGGTTTTCGAGCACCTGTTGGAGGTCGTCGTCGTAGTAATCGAGCAGCCGATCCATGTAGAACTCCGAGGCGGGATCGAGCGCCTGTTCGTTCCGGATGGAGTACGGTGCGTCGAGGCGGTCGTTCAACGTTTCGACCACGCGGGTCCGCTGATCGAGCGGCAAGAGGACGAGCGGGTCCTGGTTCATCGGCGACCGGACGACGTCGTCTGCGGGGTCCTGATCGGCGATCACGTCACACAGGTTGGTCCACCGAAAGGTGTACAGTCGCCCGTCCTCGCGCGTGGTGTAGTCCTCGAAGTACCGACGGACCTGGCGATCGAAATCGGATTTGCCCGATCCGACGGGACCGAGGAGCAGTTTGATCCGGCGCTCGGGACCGAGCCCGCGCGCACTGGATTTGACCTTGTTGACGAACTCGTGGATCGCCTCGTGGATCTCCCGGCCGTAGAAGGTGTTCTCACCGTCGAAAAGGGGATCCTCGCTCGCGAGGTGGTACTCGACGACGCCGTCCTCCTCGTCGTACTCGGTACCGTAGAAATCGAACATGTCCGCGACGCGCTGGTGGGCGTTGCGGGCGATCCGTGGCTCGTCGTGGACCTCGTCGAGATACCACTGGAACGGCCGGGTCGTGCGGAGGTCCGTCGGAATCGATGCCCGGTACTCCTCGCTGAGGCTTTCGAGTGTTTCGGTATCGCCTGACATTGTGTCACCTCGTCGCCCCGCTCACACGGGGACTGGCTACCGACCGCGCGTTCGCACCGGTGGGGGCCGGCGCGCGCCGTTGTCGTGCCATGTGTTCACGGGTAGCGCTCTCGTCGGGAAACGACGCGATCGACGATCGGTGTCGGGACAGCTGATCCGCGGAGCGCATCGGGGCGGTATAGCATGGTAGGGCTTCCCACCAATACTATAATATAGGAGGGGTCGGATGCGTAAAACCGTTGTCCCTACTCTCGCCAGAGATTCCATCTCGACGGACTGTCGTCCGACCACGAACGCTTTGAGGGACGGCCGCGGATGATGGTTTGTGAGCGATTTCGACGCGCTTCCGGCCGGCTGGAACGTCTGGAACGAGTCGGCCGAGCGGTGCGTGTTGGTCTACCGGCCGGACGTGTTCGACAGTCACGAGTTCCCGGCTCCGTGTCTCCCGACGATCTACCTCACCCACGGCCGGCGGTCGCGCCGTCCGGGGGCCGACCGCTCTACCACCGGCGACTCGTGGTACGTCACGCTGTATCTCGAACCCGACGTCGACCGCGACGCCGATCGGTTCGAGGACCACGAAGCGGCCGTCGCAGGAGCGATCGATCTCGCGGAGCGCTTCGCCGCCGGTGAGGTCGACTACCGAGGGCTCTATCAGGTCCCTCGCGAGGAATACTTCGAACAACTCGACGAGCTGACCGGACACGAATAGCGGTCGGTCGCGGCGATCCTCCCGAGATTCCAGCCGGAACCCAGCGTGGACGCCACTCGGCGTCGGCACCGCTCGAACGGCCGGCTCGGACACTCTCGGCTGCGGCCGTGAGGACGTCTCACTGCGGACGGCGTCTCACTCCGGCGTCACTCGGCGCGGGAGCACCTGTCCCCAGACGTGTTTGTCGAGGAGGCCGACCGTCAGCGGTTCTTCGACCTCGATACAGCACGAGAGCCGTGGATACCCGAACCGGACGGCTGCGGCGTCGTGCCAGTGGGTCGGCTCTGGGGCGGGATCGATTTCTACTGTGCACGTCGCACACAGCCCCCGACCGCCGCAGTTGGCGTACTGCGAGAGCGTGCCGTAGACCGGAAAGCCGTGTTCGAGCAGTGCATCCCGCAGGGTGTCACCCCGTTCGACGTCGATGGTCGTCTCCTCGTCCACGACGACCGTCACGGGGATTCGATCGCTCATGCGGCTCCGTATGGGGCCGTCTCACGTGACCTCATCGGTGGATCGGCGAATCGCACCTCGTGCGCGGAATCATACTGGTCCCTCCATCGAAGCCGTGTTCTTATTCGGGTTCGTGGCGTAGTTCGAGGCATGTCACAGATCACACTCGTCGGGACGCGGCTCGCGGAGGTCGGCACCGAGTTCGTCTACCAGGGCGAGGCGAGCGCGTGTGAGGGCTGTCCCTATCGCGATCAGTGTCTCAACCTGCGCGAGGGGGTGAAGTACCGCATTACCGGGGTTCGGGAGAACACTCAGACGCTCGAATGTGGTGTCCACGATACCGGTGTTCGGGCGGTCGACGTCGAACCCGCACCCATGATGGCGAACGTCTCCCCCAAGAGCGCGTACGCCGGCAGCAAGGCGAGGTTGAAAGGTCCGTGTCCGCACACCGAGTGTCCGAGCCACGAGCACTGCGAACCCGCCGGAGCCGACTTCGATGCCGAGTACCGAATCCAGGAGGTGATCGGTGATCCACCACACGACTACTGTCATCTCGACCGCGAGCTGACGCTCGTTGAGTTCGCCCCGCCCGATACCTGAACCACCCCGTGAGCGGCGGCGCCGCGCGTCGGTGCGAATCCGATGCTACCCCATCCACACGGGAAGCGAAAGCGTGTCCGGGTTCGAGGATCGTCCGGAGTGGTAGATAGCGTACGTGGGTAGCAGTCGTTTCACTCGGAGAACTGGTGAACGACCCGCTTCGAGCGAGGAACTTTGCACGGATTCGGCGGACCTGTATGGGAAACCAGGATCGATGTTCTCGGTTCGCACGATCCCGTCCAATCCACCAGCGGCGCCGATAGCTTTTTTGTCTGATGGGAACAAGTAACATGGGAATGTTGCTCACAAAGACGAATGCCGGAGGGGTCACGTTCGGTTGGTGTGCCGATGTGTAGCCGCTTGGTCTATCTCGGGTCCGAGGGCCGTGTACTGACCGCTCGATCGATGGATTGGGTGCGAGAAATCGGCTCCAATATCTGGGTGCTGCCCCGTGGCGTCGAGCGCAACAGCGAGACCGATTTCCCCTACGAGAGTTGGACGGCCGAGTACGGCAGTGTGGTCACTACCGCCTACGACGTCTGTACTACCGATGGCATGAACGAGTCGGGGCTATGGCTAATCTGCTGTGGCTGCCCGAGTCGGAGTACCCCGACTGGGACGGCGAAGCGTCCGCTCTGCCGATCTCGATGTGGGCACAGTACATGCTCGACAGTTTCGCTACCGTGGCCGAAGCCGTCGAGGCGATCCGGAATGAGGATTTCGTCATAGTAACCCAACAGGTGCCGGACGAGGATCGCTTTGCGGCGTTACATCTGTCGTTGTCGGATCCCACCGGGGACAGCGCCATCATGGAGTTCATCGATGGCGAGCTCGTCGTTCACCACGACCGCGACTACCAGGTCATGACCAACTCGCCGACGTTCGACAAGCAGCTCGCGTTGGCCGAGTACTGGGATCAGATCGGCGGCACCGTCATGCTCCCCGGAACGAACCGGCCAGCAGACCGGTTCGTGCGTGCTCGCTTTTATATCAACGCCATCCCGCAGGTCGAGGATCGCCGCACCGCGACCGCGAGCGTGTTCAGCGTGCTCCGCAACGTGTCCGTCCCCTACGGTATCGGCACCCCCGACGAGCCACACATCTCATCAACGCGATGGCGAACGGTCGCGGATCACAAAGACCGGATCTACTACTTCGAATCGGCGTTCACGCCGAACGTGTTCTGGCTGGAACTCGACGGTA from Halococcus salifodinae DSM 8989 encodes:
- a CDS encoding UPF0179 family protein — encoded protein: MSQITLVGTRLAEVGTEFVYQGEASACEGCPYRDQCLNLREGVKYRITGVRENTQTLECGVHDTGVRAVDVEPAPMMANVSPKSAYAGSKARLKGPCPHTECPSHEHCEPAGADFDAEYRIQEVIGDPPHDYCHLDRELTLVEFAPPDT
- a CDS encoding 2Fe-2S iron-sulfur cluster binding domain-containing protein, which gives rise to MSDRIPVTVVVDEETTIDVERGDTLRDALLEHGFPVYGTLSQYANCGGRGLCATCTVEIDPAPEPTHWHDAAAVRFGYPRLSCCIEVEEPLTVGLLDKHVWGQVLPRRVTPE
- a CDS encoding DUF5820 family protein, producing the protein MSDFDALPAGWNVWNESAERCVLVYRPDVFDSHEFPAPCLPTIYLTHGRRSRRPGADRSTTGDSWYVTLYLEPDVDRDADRFEDHEAAVAGAIDLAERFAAGEVDYRGLYQVPREEYFEQLDELTGHE
- a CDS encoding PrkA family serine protein kinase codes for the protein MSGDTETLESLSEEYRASIPTDLRTTRPFQWYLDEVHDEPRIARNAHQRVADMFDFYGTEYDEEDGVVEYHLASEDPLFDGENTFYGREIHEAIHEFVNKVKSSARGLGPERRIKLLLGPVGSGKSDFDRQVRRYFEDYTTREDGRLYTFRWTNLCDVIADQDPADDVVRSPMNQDPLVLLPLDQRTRVVETLNDRLDAPYSIRNEQALDPASEFYMDRLLDYYDDDLQQVLENHVEVVRLVIDENKRRGIETFEPKDKKNQDETELTGDVNYSKIAVYGESDPRAFDYSGAFCNANRGIFSGEELLKLQREFLYDFLHATQEMTIKPKNNPRMDIDQVIVGRTNMPEYKEKKGDEKMEAFNDRTKRIDFPYVLQYGEEANIYQKMLKNADVPDVNVEPHTLEMAGLFGVLTRIEEPDSGTVDLLQKAKAYNGEIDEAEDVDVKKLREEATETAEIGEGMEGVSPRFIGDEIAEAIMDSMHRERSFLSPLTTFNHLESNLENHGSIAEDLFDTYYRYLELVREEYRERAIEDVRHALAYDLDEIQRQGEKYMDHVMAYIDDDTVEDELTGREQGPDETFLRSVEEKLDVPEDRKDDFRQEVSNWVSRRAREGDTFSPQDNDRLRRALERKLWEDKKHNINFSALVSSGEMDDDERSAWIDALREQGYSRGGAKEVLEFAGAEVAKAEMEE
- a CDS encoding YeaH/YhbH family protein — encoded protein: MGLQDDLERYREVGEERREDLAEFIQYGDLGGSRPDSVRIPIKIVDLPGFEYDQRDQGGVGQGDGDTPEPGQPVGEPQPDDGDEDGEPGEEGGEHEYYEMDPEEFAQELDERLGLDLEPKGKQVAEEVEGDYTDITNTGPDSTLDFERLFKTGLKRKLAMDFDEEYVREALRVDGMGPQAVFEWARANHLPVSRAWIDDAYASLPAAERTRWESIEAMEANVEQTDTATRIRREGIDHVPFRREDERYRYPEIIEEYEKNVVVVNIRDVSGSMREGKRELVERTFTPLDWYLTGKYDHAEFVYIAHDADAWRVDRDDFFGIRSGGGTKISSAYELAKEVLEEEYPWSDWNRYVFAAGDSENSSNDTEERVVPLMEEIPANLHAYVETQPSGNAINATHAEEIERSFADAGDVVVAYVTSPDDVVDAIYRVLNTEDNDE